The following proteins are co-located in the Manihot esculenta cultivar AM560-2 chromosome 7, M.esculenta_v8, whole genome shotgun sequence genome:
- the LOC110619570 gene encoding zinc finger protein ZAT12, giving the protein MKRSFHEAELDSITMANCLMLLSQRKETAFPSFQAIKNTGVINSPSRVFECKTCNRQFPSFQALGGHRASHKKPRLNGGGNRDGSSDTQSSSSSSPAKTKTHECSICGLEFAIGQALGGHMRRHRSAALNDQSNLRGPDTLSLDPTTSHIVKKSSSGRALCLDLNLTPYENDLELFRHGTKAPPMVIDCFL; this is encoded by the coding sequence ATGAAGCGAAGTTTTCATGAAGCAGAGCTTGATAGTATAACCATGGCGAATTGCTTGATGCTTCTTTCTCAAAGGAAGGAAACTGCGTTTCCTTCCTTTCAAGCTATCAAAAATACTGGCGTTATTAATTCTCCTAGTCGTGTCTTTGAGTGCAAGACATGTAACAGGCAGTTTCCTTCCTTTCAAGCCCTAGGCGGCCACCGTGCAAGCCACAAAAAGCCTAGGTTGAATGGCGGTGGTAACAGAGATGGAAGCTCAGATACTCAGTCGTCGTCTTCATCGTCTCCGGCGAAAACCAAGACCCATGAATGCTCTATTTGTGGACTAGAGTTTGCTATAGGGCAAGCCTTGGGTGGTCACATGAGGAGACATAGATCAGCTGCCTTGAATGATCAAAGCAACTTGCGAGGTCCTGATACTTTGAGTCTTGATCCAACGACAAGTCATATCGTGAAGAAATCTAGCAGTGGAAGGGCTTTGTGCTTGGATTTGAACTTGACTCCTTATGAGAATGATCTGGAATTGTTTAGGCATGGCACTAAAGCACCTCCCATGGTTATTGATTGTTTCTTGTAG
- the LOC110619401 gene encoding uncharacterized protein LOC110619401 encodes MSFQNKSFWMSSDVGCLTDGEIGYDSSSRIEPKRGHQWFMDATGPELFSNKRQAIEAVGNRPVLGTPHMNISPWHNASSFQSVSGQFSERLFGSEAVRTDNMVDKNVPSAAGGNMNINIGRKDFNDQYGSNSSMGLSVSHTIQDPSGYISFGGIRKIKINEVRDSNNDISSSMGHSYCQGDNSAISVGTTYSKHKSDAISLGPAYTNGEENTISVGPNFSKADGNFISMGHFFNKVDGNFMSMRNYNKGGDNILSMGLDKGDANFITMGLSYEKEDSNILSMAHSLSKGHENFISMGTTYDKANENFISVAPSYSKGDDSIISIGASYDKADSNMPSICSAEGKEVPNVLSMGHNYNKGESNNISFGGFHDELDANPSGTTISGYDVLMGNQNLAQTSGVPGLKDFVQSNADPTVINASTVNSKFDMVPKNKDAKTSKKVPPNNFPSNVKSLLSTGMLDGVPVKYVSWSREKNLKGIIKGTGYLCGCQECNFTKALNAYEFERHASCKTKHPNNHIYFENGKTIYAVVQELKNTPQEMLFDAIQNVTGSPINQKNFRSWKASYQAATRELQRIYGKEEVAMPS; translated from the exons ATG TCTTTCCAGAATAAAAGCTTTTGGATGTCAAGTGATGTAGGATGTCTAACTGATGGAGAGATAGGTTATGATAGTTCCTCAAGAATTGAGCCAAAGCGTGGACATCAGTGGTTTATGGATGCCACTGGACCAGAACTATTCAGCAACAAAAGGCAAGCAATTGAAGCTGTTGGTAACAGGCCAGTTTTGGGAACTCCTCACATGAACATTTCTCCATGGCATAATGCTTCCAGTTTTCAGTCAGTTTCAGGGCAATTCAGTGAGCGCCTGTTTGGGTCTGAGGCTGTGCGGACTGACAATATGGTTGATAAAAATGTTCCTTCTGCTGCTGGTGGAAATATGAACATAAATATTGGAAGAAAGGATTTCAATGATCAATATGGTAGCAATTCCTCCATGGGTTTGTCTGTGTCTCATACCATCCAGGATCCCTCAGGATATATCAGTTTTGGGGGgatcagaaaaattaaaatcaatgaaGTTAGGGACTCCAACAATGACATTTCTTCATCCATGGGGCACTCCTATTGTCAAGGAGATAACAGTGCAATTTCAGTGGGTACTACCTATAGCAAGCATAAGAGTGATGCCATATCTTTGGGTCCAGCTTATACTAATGGGGAGGAGAATACCATTTCAGTTGGCCCCAACTTCAGTAAGGCAGATGGCAATTTCATTTCAATGGGCCACTTCTTCAACAAGGTAGATGGAAATTTCATGTCAATGAGAAATTATAACAAGGGAGGTGACAATATCTTATCAATGGGTTTGGACAAGGGAGATGCCAACTTTATAACAATGGGTCTGTCATATGAAAAGGAGGATAGCAATATCTTATCAATGGCTCATTCCTTGAGCAAGGGACATGAAAATTTCATTTCAATGGGCACCACCTATGATAAAGCAAATGAGAATTTCATTTCTGTTGCTCCCTCCTATAGCAAGGGAGATGATAGCATCATATCCATTGGTGCCAGTTATGACAAGGCAGATTCCAACATGCCTTCCATCTGTTCTGCTGAGGGAAAGGAAGTTCCCAATGTTCTGTCCATGGGACACAACTATAATAAAGGTGAGAGCAATAACATATCTTTTGGAGGCTTTCATGATGAACTGGATGCAAATCCTTCTGGCACTACTATTAGTGGATATGATGTGTTAATGGGTAATCAGAACTTGGCTCAAACTTCAGGAGTACCTGGTCTAAAAGATTTTGTTCAGTCAAATGCAGACCCAACTGTAATTAATGCCTCAACagttaattcaaaatttgatatgGTCCCCAAGAACAAAGATGCCAAGACATCTAAGAAGGTTCCCCCAAACAACTTTCCTTCAAATGTCAAAAGTTTGTTATCGACTGGAATGCTTGATGGGGTTCCTGTGAAATATGTTTCATGGTCAAGGGAG AAAAATCTTAAAGGAATTATAAAGGGGACTGGGTATTTATGTGGTTGCCAGGAATGCAACTTCACTAAG GCTCTGAATGCTTATGAATTTGAACGTCATGCTAGCTGCAAGACCAAGCACCCCAACAATCATATTTACTTTGAGAATGGAAAGACCATTTATGCAGTTGTTCAGGAGCTCAAGAACACCCCACAGGAGATGCTGTTTGATGCAATCCAAAATGTGACTGGGTCTCCTATTAATCAGAAGAATTTCCGCAGCTGGAAAG CATCATATCAAGCTGCCACCCGCGAACTTCAGCGTATCTATGGAAAGGAGGAAGTTGCCATGCCATCTTGA
- the LOC110618768 gene encoding WAT1-related protein At2g39510 isoform X2 — protein sequence MESRGKFCEKAKPFLAVIVLQFGKVRPKMTVSIFAKILLLGLLEPTIDQNLFYTGMKYTTATFASTMCNILPAIAFLMAWAFRLEKVNLRKLHSQAKILGTLVTVGGAMVMTLFKGAKLDLPWTKGHEYHGSTSDLTTHDDPIKGAIMIGVGCLCWSSFIILQAITLKTYPAQLSLTALICLMGTIEGSIFALIMERRNPSAWSINFDSRLLAAVYGGVVCSGVTYYVQGVVMKSKGPVFVTAFNPLSMVIITILGSFVLSEIVYLGRVVGAVAIIIGLYLVLWGKSKDQSPFTSANEKEALEMDSVKETSNQELVVIDFNKVRPTHESV from the exons ATGGAGTCCAGGGGTAAGTTTTGTGAAAAAGCCAAGCCATTTTTGGCTGTGATTGTTCTGCAATTTGG GAAGGTGAGGCCAAAGATGACAGTCTCTATCTTTGCTAAGATACTGTTGCTAGGCTTGTTAGA GCCAACTATTGACCAGAACTTGTTTTATACTGGCATGAAGTACACCACAGCAACTTTTGCTTCTACTATGTGCAATATTCTCCCTGCCATAGCATTTCTTATGGCTTGGGCCTTCAG GCTTGAGAAGGTTAATTTGAGGAAATTGCATAGCCAGGCAAAGATATTGGGGACTCTAGTGACTGTGGGAGGAGCAATGGTAATGACTCTATTTAAAGGGGCAAAGCTGGATTTGCCATGGACAAAAGGACATGAGTATCATGGATCTACCAGTGATCTAACCACACATGATGATCCCATTAAGGGTGCTATTATGATTGGAGTAGGCTGCTTATGCTGGTCTAGTTTCATCATCCTTCAg GCAATAACACTAAAAACATACCCTGCTCAGCTCTCCCTAACAGCTTTGATATGCTTGATGGGCACTATTGAAGGATCCATATTTGCTCTCATAATGGAAAGGAGAAATCCCTCTGCTTGGTCTATAAACTTTGATTCTAGGTTGTTAGCTGCTGTTTATGGT GGAGTAGTTTGTTCAGGAGTTACTTATTATGTGCAAGGAGTGGTAATGAAGAGTAAAGGTCCTGTCTTTGTCACTGCCTTCAATCCTTTAAGCATGGTTATTATTACAATCTTGGGGTCCTTTGTCTTATCAGAGATTGTCTATTTAGGAAG GGTTGTTGGAGCAGTAGCCATAATCATTGGGCTATATCTAGTTTTGTGGGGTAAGAGCAAGGATCAATCTCCATTTACTTCAGCCAATGAAAAGGAAGCTTTAGAAATGGATTCTGTAAAAGAAACTTCAAATCAAGAATTGGTTGTCATTGATTTCAACAAAGTGAGACCTACCCATGAATCTGTCTGA
- the LOC110618768 gene encoding WAT1-related protein At2g39510 isoform X1, whose product MESRGKFCEKAKPFLAVIVLQFGYVGLSIISKFALNKGMSQHVLVVYRHVVATLVISPFAIIFDRKVRPKMTVSIFAKILLLGLLEPTIDQNLFYTGMKYTTATFASTMCNILPAIAFLMAWAFRLEKVNLRKLHSQAKILGTLVTVGGAMVMTLFKGAKLDLPWTKGHEYHGSTSDLTTHDDPIKGAIMIGVGCLCWSSFIILQAITLKTYPAQLSLTALICLMGTIEGSIFALIMERRNPSAWSINFDSRLLAAVYGGVVCSGVTYYVQGVVMKSKGPVFVTAFNPLSMVIITILGSFVLSEIVYLGRVVGAVAIIIGLYLVLWGKSKDQSPFTSANEKEALEMDSVKETSNQELVVIDFNKVRPTHESV is encoded by the exons ATGGAGTCCAGGGGTAAGTTTTGTGAAAAAGCCAAGCCATTTTTGGCTGTGATTGTTCTGCAATTTGGGTATGTGGGGCTGTCCATAATTTCAAAGTTTGCTCTAAATAAAGGGATGAGTCAACATGTATTGGTGGTCTATAGGCATGTTGTTGCCACCCTTGTAATTTCTCCCTTTGCCATTATTTTTGAtag GAAGGTGAGGCCAAAGATGACAGTCTCTATCTTTGCTAAGATACTGTTGCTAGGCTTGTTAGA GCCAACTATTGACCAGAACTTGTTTTATACTGGCATGAAGTACACCACAGCAACTTTTGCTTCTACTATGTGCAATATTCTCCCTGCCATAGCATTTCTTATGGCTTGGGCCTTCAG GCTTGAGAAGGTTAATTTGAGGAAATTGCATAGCCAGGCAAAGATATTGGGGACTCTAGTGACTGTGGGAGGAGCAATGGTAATGACTCTATTTAAAGGGGCAAAGCTGGATTTGCCATGGACAAAAGGACATGAGTATCATGGATCTACCAGTGATCTAACCACACATGATGATCCCATTAAGGGTGCTATTATGATTGGAGTAGGCTGCTTATGCTGGTCTAGTTTCATCATCCTTCAg GCAATAACACTAAAAACATACCCTGCTCAGCTCTCCCTAACAGCTTTGATATGCTTGATGGGCACTATTGAAGGATCCATATTTGCTCTCATAATGGAAAGGAGAAATCCCTCTGCTTGGTCTATAAACTTTGATTCTAGGTTGTTAGCTGCTGTTTATGGT GGAGTAGTTTGTTCAGGAGTTACTTATTATGTGCAAGGAGTGGTAATGAAGAGTAAAGGTCCTGTCTTTGTCACTGCCTTCAATCCTTTAAGCATGGTTATTATTACAATCTTGGGGTCCTTTGTCTTATCAGAGATTGTCTATTTAGGAAG GGTTGTTGGAGCAGTAGCCATAATCATTGGGCTATATCTAGTTTTGTGGGGTAAGAGCAAGGATCAATCTCCATTTACTTCAGCCAATGAAAAGGAAGCTTTAGAAATGGATTCTGTAAAAGAAACTTCAAATCAAGAATTGGTTGTCATTGATTTCAACAAAGTGAGACCTACCCATGAATCTGTCTGA